Proteins from a single region of Chromobacterium sp. ATCC 53434:
- a CDS encoding 2OG-Fe dioxygenase family protein, with protein sequence MPASIARCWGAFARSWSDLPHDPYLKDGATFRQRRIGRFIYRDINGHIDPTSSTQFFQSKSINGYAGGFERNFAPLHDLTYHNKLLHYIIANSLEHFCAAFGVRNDCWDITLHQFRISASGDAVGLPTPEGIHRDGHQFISMHLVGRENIGGGVSSVYADDGEKLAELTLEQPLDSLFVADYLLKHGVTPIHAIDPGKPAYRDLLVIDYNFLND encoded by the coding sequence GTGCCGGCGTCGATCGCCCGGTGCTGGGGAGCGTTCGCGCGCAGCTGGAGCGATCTGCCCCACGATCCGTATCTGAAGGATGGCGCGACCTTCCGCCAGCGGCGCATCGGCCGCTTCATCTATCGGGACATCAACGGCCATATCGATCCGACGAGCAGCACGCAGTTCTTTCAAAGCAAGAGCATCAACGGCTATGCGGGCGGTTTTGAGCGCAATTTCGCGCCGCTGCACGACCTGACCTATCACAACAAGCTGCTGCACTACATCATCGCCAATTCGCTCGAGCATTTCTGCGCCGCTTTCGGCGTGCGCAACGATTGCTGGGACATCACCCTGCATCAGTTCCGCATCAGCGCCAGTGGCGACGCCGTGGGCCTGCCGACACCGGAGGGCATACATCGGGACGGCCACCAATTCATCAGCATGCACCTCGTCGGCCGGGAAAACATCGGCGGCGGCGTGTCCAGCGTCTACGCCGACGACGGCGAGAAGCTGGCGGAACTGACGCTGGAGCAGCCGCTGGACAGCCTGTTCGTCGCCGACTACCTGCTGAAGCACGGCGTGACGCCGATCCACGCCATCGATCCGGGCAAGCCCGCTTATCGGGACCTGCTGGTGATCGATTACAACTTCCTCAACGATTGA
- a CDS encoding quinone-dependent dihydroorotate dehydrogenase, whose product MFYPLLRPLLFKFNAETAHEHTLKMLDRAHRLHLTPLAAGPAVRHPLQVMGLSFPNPVGLAAGLDKNGAHIDALAALGFGFIEIGTVTPLPQDGNPKPRLFRLPEHEAIINRMGFNNRGVKTLLENVARSRFDGVLGINIGKNAITPLDRAVDDYLACLNQVYAAASYVAVNISSPNTKNLRQLQQGDELGRLLAALKQRQQALADLHGRYVPLTVKIAPDLDDEQIAEIARLLTEHAIDGVIATNTTLSRHEIAGHPLADEAGGLSGAPVRSRSTALIGKLAKELDGALPVIGVGGILSGHDAIEKLNAGASLVQLYSGLIYRGPELVGECARAVAQHLKARN is encoded by the coding sequence ATGTTCTACCCCTTGTTGCGCCCACTGCTGTTCAAGTTCAACGCGGAAACCGCCCACGAACACACATTGAAAATGCTGGATCGCGCGCACCGGCTGCATCTGACTCCGCTGGCCGCCGGCCCCGCCGTCCGCCACCCGCTGCAGGTGATGGGCCTGAGCTTCCCCAATCCGGTCGGCCTGGCCGCCGGCCTGGACAAGAACGGCGCCCACATCGACGCGCTGGCGGCGCTGGGCTTCGGCTTCATCGAGATCGGCACCGTCACGCCGCTGCCGCAGGACGGCAATCCGAAGCCGCGGCTGTTCCGCCTGCCCGAGCACGAGGCCATCATCAACCGGATGGGCTTCAACAACCGAGGCGTGAAGACGCTGCTGGAAAACGTGGCCCGCAGCCGCTTCGACGGCGTGCTGGGCATCAATATCGGCAAGAACGCGATCACCCCGCTTGACCGGGCCGTCGACGACTACCTGGCCTGCCTGAACCAGGTCTACGCCGCCGCCAGCTACGTCGCCGTCAACATCTCCTCGCCCAACACCAAGAATCTGCGCCAGCTTCAGCAGGGCGACGAGCTGGGCCGGCTGCTGGCCGCGCTGAAACAGCGCCAGCAGGCGCTGGCCGACCTGCACGGCCGCTATGTGCCGCTGACGGTGAAGATCGCGCCCGACCTGGACGACGAGCAGATCGCCGAAATCGCCAGGCTGCTGACCGAACACGCCATCGACGGCGTCATCGCCACCAACACCACGCTGTCGCGCCACGAAATCGCCGGCCACCCGCTGGCCGACGAGGCCGGCGGCCTGTCCGGCGCCCCGGTCCGCAGCCGCTCCACCGCGCTGATAGGCAAGCTGGCCAAGGAACTTGACGGGGCGCTGCCTGTCATAGGGGTTGGCGGCATCCTTTCCGGTCACGACGCCATCGAAAAACTGAATGCCGGTGCCAGCCTGGTGCAGCTGTACAGCGGCCTGATCTATCGCGGGCCGGAGCTGGTCGGCGAATGCGCCCGGGCTGTGGCACAACACTTAAAAGCTCGCAACTAA
- a CDS encoding glycine zipper 2TM domain-containing protein — protein MISSTIRIAAIGLLSVGVLAGCSTSDSAAVYSKGQMRQAQTVKLGTVLSVQNVKMEGQNNELLTLGGAALGGLAGSNIGGGKGQIAGGIVGALAGGFGTQAAQRAMSKNALEITVKLDGGRTVSIVQEADIPFVVNQRVKVLSGGGNDRVVPY, from the coding sequence ATGATTTCTTCCACCATCCGCATCGCCGCAATCGGCCTGCTGAGCGTCGGCGTGCTCGCCGGTTGCTCGACCTCGGATTCCGCCGCCGTCTACTCCAAGGGACAGATGCGCCAGGCGCAGACCGTCAAGCTCGGCACCGTGCTGTCGGTGCAGAACGTCAAGATGGAAGGCCAGAACAATGAACTGCTGACGCTGGGCGGCGCCGCGCTGGGCGGACTGGCCGGCAGCAATATCGGCGGCGGCAAGGGCCAGATCGCCGGTGGCATCGTCGGCGCGCTGGCCGGCGGCTTCGGCACCCAGGCCGCGCAACGCGCGATGAGCAAGAACGCGCTGGAAATCACCGTCAAGCTCGATGGCGGCCGCACGGTCTCCATCGTGCAGGAAGCCGACATTCCCTTCGTCGTCAACCAGCGCGTCAAGGTGCTGAGCGGCGGCGGCAACGACCGCGTCGTACCGTACTAA
- a CDS encoding MarR family winged helix-turn-helix transcriptional regulator — protein MSSHPLSVSTDSFCLRLQRAARLWRQVADEELKKYGLSEATTTPLWLIGRLGEGLRQCALAEHLGIEGQSLVRLIDHLEQSGLVVRRDDPSDRRAKMLMLTEAGKTMATRVDQVVRDIRDQLLRDVGAEELRAADTALDAIIRAADKIRE, from the coding sequence TTGTCAAGCCACCCGCTTTCCGTCTCCACCGACAGTTTCTGCCTGCGATTGCAGCGCGCCGCCCGCCTATGGCGCCAGGTGGCCGACGAGGAATTGAAGAAATACGGCCTGTCCGAAGCCACTACCACGCCGTTGTGGCTGATCGGCCGCCTGGGAGAAGGATTGCGCCAGTGCGCGCTGGCGGAACACCTCGGCATCGAGGGCCAGTCGCTGGTCAGGCTGATAGATCACCTGGAGCAGTCCGGGCTGGTGGTCCGCCGCGACGACCCGAGCGACCGGCGCGCCAAGATGCTGATGCTGACCGAGGCCGGCAAGACGATGGCGACCCGGGTCGACCAGGTGGTGCGCGACATACGCGACCAGCTGCTGCGCGATGTCGGCGCCGAGGAGCTGCGCGCCGCCGACACGGCGCTGGACGCGATCATCCGCGCCGCCGACAAGATCAGGGAATGA
- a CDS encoding arginyltransferase yields the protein MSHREAGQTAAIHFYATAPYPCSYLTGRQARSQVAIPAEAIDSGVYSQLVRLGFRRSGLYTYRPYCDACQACIPVRLPVEQFQPSRTQRKVWRRGAALEARWLPLAFDAEHYALYRLYQQTRHAGGGMSDDDAQQYSEFILKSGVDSHLAEFRLDGELKMVSLVDRLADGLSAVYTFYDPADAQMSLGVYNVLWQVEQARRMGLGYVYLGYWIADCRKMAYKSGYRPLQMLHGGRWQTLPDGPAPQSD from the coding sequence ATGAGTCACCGTGAAGCCGGCCAGACGGCCGCCATCCATTTCTACGCCACGGCGCCGTATCCGTGCAGTTATCTGACGGGGCGGCAGGCGCGCTCCCAGGTGGCCATCCCTGCCGAGGCGATAGACAGCGGCGTATACAGCCAGCTGGTGAGGCTGGGTTTCCGCCGCAGCGGCCTTTATACCTATCGTCCGTATTGCGACGCCTGTCAGGCCTGCATTCCGGTGCGCCTGCCGGTGGAGCAGTTCCAGCCCAGCCGCACGCAGCGCAAGGTGTGGCGGCGCGGCGCGGCGCTGGAGGCGCGCTGGCTGCCGCTGGCCTTCGATGCCGAGCATTACGCGCTGTACCGCTTGTACCAGCAGACGCGGCACGCCGGCGGCGGCATGTCCGACGACGACGCGCAGCAGTATTCCGAGTTCATCCTGAAAAGCGGCGTGGACAGCCATCTGGCCGAATTCCGCCTCGACGGCGAATTGAAGATGGTCAGTCTGGTGGACAGGCTGGCCGACGGCCTGTCGGCGGTCTACACCTTCTACGATCCGGCGGACGCGCAGATGAGCCTGGGGGTCTACAACGTGCTGTGGCAGGTGGAGCAGGCGCGGCGCATGGGCCTGGGCTACGTCTATCTGGGCTACTGGATAGCGGACTGCCGCAAGATGGCCTACAAGTCCGGCTACCGGCCGCTGCAGATGCTGCACGGCGGCCGATGGCAGACCCTGCCCGACGGTCCGGCGCCGCAGTCGGACTGA
- the aat gene encoding leucyl/phenylalanyl-tRNA--protein transferase, which produces MSHPNGLLAAGGDLSPRRILAAYSEGIFPWFSAGEPILWWSPAPRMVLYPAELKVSRSLTKTLRNFDYQIRVDSAFAEVMRACSEPRPDQEGTWIVPEMVAAYCRLHAQGHAHSFETWVDGELVGGLYGVAIGRMFYGESMFSLRRDASKLAFVHMVRHLAEQGVEMIDCQMHTSHLASLGARLVPRELFLATLKKNIRQPQPSQMWDYHYRHESP; this is translated from the coding sequence TTGAGTCATCCCAACGGCCTGCTGGCCGCCGGCGGCGATTTGTCGCCGCGGCGCATCCTGGCCGCCTATTCGGAAGGCATCTTCCCCTGGTTTTCCGCCGGCGAGCCGATATTGTGGTGGTCGCCGGCACCGCGGATGGTGCTGTACCCCGCGGAGCTGAAGGTCAGCCGCTCGCTGACCAAGACGCTGCGCAATTTCGACTATCAGATCCGCGTCGACAGCGCCTTCGCCGAGGTGATGCGCGCCTGCTCCGAGCCGCGGCCGGACCAGGAGGGCACCTGGATCGTGCCGGAGATGGTGGCCGCTTATTGCCGGCTGCACGCGCAGGGCCACGCGCACAGTTTCGAGACCTGGGTCGACGGCGAGCTGGTCGGCGGCTTGTACGGCGTGGCCATTGGCCGGATGTTCTACGGCGAATCGATGTTTTCGCTGCGCCGCGACGCCTCCAAGCTGGCCTTCGTCCACATGGTGCGCCATCTGGCGGAGCAGGGCGTCGAGATGATCGATTGCCAGATGCACACCTCGCATCTGGCCAGTCTTGGCGCCAGGCTGGTGCCGCGCGAGCTTTTTCTTGCTACTCTGAAGAAAAATATCCGGCAACCTCAGCCCAGCCAGATGTGGGATTATCATTACCGCCATGAGTCACCGTGA
- the fur gene encoding ferric iron uptake transcriptional regulator yields MSKASHLKDIGLKATGPRLKILDLFEEADSGHMSAEDVYRKLLAENIDIGLATIYRVLTQFEQAGILVRHHFETGKAVYELNQGGHHDHMVCVSCGKVVEFFDAEIEALQDRIAEQHGFRITEHALYMYGECSDCLGKSGRRG; encoded by the coding sequence ATGAGCAAAGCCAGTCACCTCAAAGATATCGGCCTGAAAGCCACCGGTCCCCGCCTGAAAATCCTCGATCTTTTCGAGGAGGCCGACTCCGGCCACATGTCGGCGGAGGACGTTTACCGCAAGCTGCTTGCCGAGAACATCGATATCGGGCTCGCCACCATCTATCGCGTGCTGACCCAGTTCGAACAGGCCGGCATTCTGGTGCGCCACCATTTCGAGACCGGCAAGGCGGTGTACGAGCTGAACCAGGGCGGCCACCACGACCACATGGTGTGCGTCAGCTGCGGCAAGGTGGTGGAGTTCTTCGACGCCGAGATCGAGGCGTTGCAGGACCGCATCGCCGAGCAGCACGGCTTCCGCATCACCGAACACGCCTTGTACATGTACGGCGAGTGTTCGGACTGCCTGGGCAAGAGCGGCCGACGCGGATGA
- a CDS encoding outer membrane protein assembly factor BamE: MRALIFAAVIAVSGCSSYNPLDWSHKVEVQQGNYVTQDTVAKLKPGMTRAQVRFLLGTPLLTDAFHADRWDYKYSDIKQGKSDPASNKLLTVYFSGDTLDRVEGNAQPAPAPKQLDASAPAQETKKP; the protein is encoded by the coding sequence ATGCGCGCCCTGATTTTCGCCGCCGTCATCGCCGTCTCCGGCTGCAGTTCCTACAACCCGCTGGACTGGAGCCACAAGGTGGAAGTCCAACAGGGTAATTACGTCACCCAGGACACCGTCGCCAAGCTGAAACCGGGCATGACCCGCGCCCAGGTACGCTTCCTGCTGGGCACCCCGCTGTTGACCGACGCCTTCCATGCCGACCGCTGGGACTACAAGTATAGCGATATCAAGCAAGGAAAGTCCGATCCTGCCAGCAACAAGCTGCTGACCGTCTACTTCAGCGGCGACACGCTGGACCGCGTCGAAGGCAACGCCCAGCCGGCGCCCGCGCCGAAGCAGCTAGACGCCTCCGCGCCGGCCCAGGAAACCAAGAAGCCATGA
- the dapB gene encoding 4-hydroxy-tetrahydrodipicolinate reductase, with amino-acid sequence MKPQNIVIVGASGRMGRVLIESVLNAPGVRLHAAIDHADSGFIGQDAGLFCGRSSGVAIATDFISALDGADVVIDFTRPEGTLEHMLACVERKVKMVIGTTGFDDAGKAAIAAAAGQIGIVFASNFSVGVNLTFKLLDIAARVLNEDYDIEIVEAHHRFKVDAPSGTALRMGEVIADALGRDLKQCAVYGREGVTGERDPKTIGFATVRGGDVVGDHTALFATLGERVEISHKASSRATFANGAVRAARWLSDQPHGLFDMQDVLGLH; translated from the coding sequence ATGAAGCCGCAGAATATCGTCATCGTGGGCGCCTCCGGCCGCATGGGCCGCGTGCTGATCGAATCGGTGCTGAATGCGCCGGGCGTCCGCCTGCATGCCGCGATCGACCACGCCGACTCCGGCTTCATCGGCCAGGACGCCGGCCTGTTCTGCGGCCGCAGCAGCGGCGTCGCCATCGCCACCGACTTCATCTCGGCGCTGGACGGCGCCGACGTCGTCATCGACTTCACCCGCCCCGAAGGCACGCTGGAACACATGCTGGCCTGCGTCGAGCGCAAGGTGAAGATGGTGATCGGCACCACCGGTTTCGACGACGCCGGCAAGGCGGCCATCGCCGCCGCCGCCGGACAGATCGGCATCGTGTTCGCCTCCAACTTCAGCGTAGGCGTCAACCTGACCTTCAAGCTGCTGGACATCGCCGCCCGCGTGCTGAACGAGGACTACGACATCGAGATCGTCGAGGCCCACCACCGCTTCAAGGTCGACGCGCCGTCCGGCACCGCGCTGCGCATGGGCGAGGTGATCGCCGACGCGCTCGGCCGCGACCTGAAGCAATGCGCCGTCTACGGCCGCGAAGGCGTAACCGGCGAACGCGACCCCAAGACCATAGGCTTCGCCACCGTGCGCGGCGGCGACGTCGTCGGCGACCACACCGCGCTGTTCGCCACGCTCGGCGAACGGGTGGAAATCAGCCACAAGGCCTCCAGCCGCGCCACCTTCGCCAACGGCGCGGTGCGCGCCGCGCGCTGGCTGTCCGACCAACCGCACGGCCTGTTCGACATGCAGGATGTGCTCGGTCTGCACTGA
- a CDS encoding iron ABC transporter permease codes for MRALTLIPVLLLLLGATAVASLSHHSGLQAVSLLRLDPQPPLEWRLLLQLRLPRLLAAASAGALLSSAGAAVQARFRNALAEPGLIGINSGAALAAALALSLGAGLYGVAAAGFCGGLAALLLVRLLGNDADGNRLILSGLAVSTLLGSLLTLLITTLPDGSLRVVTFWLMGSFASVEWPQALILLLACPLIWLALFRQWRFLNALQLGESTAFHLGFDVRRREWLIVLLAALAAGLVVSGCGMIGFVGLMAPHLARQLVGSDSRRLLAVAPLLGAWLTVVADWLAGGLLAPAELPVGVITSLLGAPFFLWLLRRQEPGRA; via the coding sequence ATGCGCGCGCTCACGCTGATTCCCGTCCTGCTGTTGCTGCTCGGCGCCACCGCCGTCGCCTCGCTGTCGCATCATAGCGGCCTGCAGGCCGTCAGCCTGCTGCGCCTGGATCCTCAGCCGCCGCTGGAGTGGCGGCTGCTGCTGCAACTGCGCCTGCCCAGGCTGCTGGCCGCCGCCAGCGCCGGCGCCCTGCTGTCCAGCGCCGGCGCCGCGGTGCAGGCGCGCTTTCGCAACGCGCTGGCCGAACCGGGCCTGATAGGCATCAACAGCGGCGCGGCGCTGGCCGCCGCGCTGGCGCTGAGTCTGGGCGCCGGCCTGTACGGCGTCGCCGCCGCCGGCTTCTGCGGCGGCCTGGCCGCCTTGCTGCTGGTGAGGCTGCTCGGCAACGACGCCGACGGCAACCGGCTGATTCTCAGCGGCCTCGCGGTCAGCACCCTGCTCGGCAGCCTGCTGACGCTATTGATCACCACGCTGCCCGACGGCTCCTTGCGCGTGGTGACCTTCTGGTTGATGGGCAGCTTCGCCAGCGTCGAATGGCCGCAGGCGCTGATCCTGCTGCTGGCCTGCCCGCTGATCTGGCTGGCGCTGTTCCGCCAATGGCGCTTCCTCAACGCGCTGCAGCTCGGCGAAAGCACCGCCTTCCACCTCGGTTTCGACGTGCGCCGCCGCGAATGGCTGATCGTGCTGCTGGCGGCGCTGGCGGCCGGCCTGGTGGTATCCGGCTGCGGCATGATAGGTTTCGTCGGCCTGATGGCGCCGCATCTGGCGCGCCAGCTAGTGGGCAGCGACTCGCGCCGGCTGCTGGCCGTCGCGCCGCTGCTGGGCGCCTGGCTGACCGTGGTCGCCGACTGGCTGGCCGGCGGCCTGCTGGCGCCGGCGGAGCTGCCGGTCGGCGTGATCACCAGCCTGCTCGGCGCGCCATTCTTCCTGTGGCTGCTGCGCCGCCAGGAGCCAGGCCGTGCTTGA
- a CDS encoding ATP-binding cassette domain-containing protein produces the protein MLEARGLGLSRGGRRLLDGIDLELRTGELLAVLGPNGAGKSSLLQLLSGLWRPDSGEILLAGAPLARMDSRELAAWRAVVEQQPVTPAGWTGEELVAAGAYLHASAGPERIRSAVRRALEQVGAAGLARRRLTELSGGERQRLQLARALCQLLLSERPERYLLLDEPTAALDFAMADALMAGARTLARELGIGVLAVVHDLNLALRHADRVLLMNDGRSAGCGSNAEMMRRERLEAVYGVRLAELVHPEQPWRAFIPLPNDAPPSP, from the coding sequence GTGCTTGAGGCCCGCGGACTCGGCCTCAGCCGCGGCGGCCGCCGCCTGCTGGACGGCATCGACCTGGAACTGCGGACCGGCGAACTACTGGCCGTGCTCGGCCCCAACGGCGCCGGCAAGAGCAGCCTGTTGCAGCTGCTGTCCGGCCTGTGGCGGCCGGACAGCGGCGAAATCCTGCTGGCCGGCGCGCCGCTGGCGCGGATGGACAGCCGGGAGCTGGCCGCCTGGCGCGCAGTGGTGGAGCAGCAACCGGTCACTCCGGCTGGCTGGACCGGCGAGGAACTGGTTGCCGCCGGCGCCTATCTGCACGCCTCGGCCGGCCCGGAACGGATACGCTCGGCCGTCCGCCGCGCGCTGGAACAGGTCGGCGCCGCCGGGCTCGCCCGCCGCCGGCTGACCGAGCTGTCCGGCGGCGAACGGCAGCGGCTGCAACTGGCGCGCGCGCTGTGCCAGCTGCTGCTGTCGGAGCGGCCGGAACGTTATCTGCTGCTGGACGAGCCGACGGCCGCGCTGGACTTCGCGATGGCCGACGCGTTGATGGCCGGGGCGCGGACGCTGGCCCGCGAACTGGGCATCGGCGTGCTGGCGGTGGTGCACGACCTCAATCTGGCGCTGCGCCACGCCGACCGGGTCCTGCTGATGAACGACGGCCGTTCGGCCGGCTGCGGCAGCAATGCGGAAATGATGCGGCGCGAACGGCTGGAGGCGGTGTACGGCGTGCGGCTGGCCGAGCTCGTCCATCCCGAGCAGCCGTGGCGCGCCTTCATCCCGCTGCCGAACGACGCGCCGCCAAGCCCCTGA
- a CDS encoding SpoVR family protein produces the protein MKRTRKEEAAAPISTGSEWTFDLVGEYDRAIRAIAVDEFKLDVYPNQLEIITAEQMMDAYASVGMPVNYHHWSYGKHFVSTEKSYKRGQMGLAYEIVINSNPCIAYLMEENSMMMQALVIAHAAYGHNSFFKGNYLFRSWTDASAIIDYLVFAKSYIMKCEERYGIDEVEELLDSCHALMNYGVDRYKRPQKLSLAKEQARQEEREQYLQMQVNDLWRTIPKRDKDDSGKAAPRFPAEPQENLLYFIEKSAPLLEPWQREIVRIVRKVAQYFYPQRQTQVMNEGWATFWHYTIMNRLYDKGLITDGYMLEFLQSHTNVVSQPPVTARWYSGINPYALGFAMYQDIKRICQEPTDEDRAWFPDLAGGDWRESLEFAMRNFKDESFISQYLSPKLIRDFRFFSIRDDDHDDKLEVSSIHDEEGYRDIRAKLAEQYNLGSKEPNIQVWSVNMRGDRSLTLRHTMHNRRPLEDQSAQEVLKHVCRLWGFDVRLESVDGDGEVKQLYETQAARDAETA, from the coding sequence ATGAAACGGACACGCAAGGAGGAGGCCGCGGCGCCGATTTCCACCGGGTCCGAATGGACCTTCGATCTGGTCGGCGAATACGACAGGGCGATCCGCGCCATCGCGGTCGACGAGTTCAAGCTCGACGTCTACCCCAATCAGCTGGAGATCATCACCGCCGAGCAGATGATGGACGCCTACGCCTCGGTGGGCATGCCGGTCAACTATCACCACTGGAGCTACGGCAAGCACTTCGTCTCCACCGAGAAGAGCTACAAGCGCGGCCAGATGGGGCTGGCCTACGAGATCGTCATCAATTCCAATCCCTGCATCGCCTATCTGATGGAAGAGAACTCGATGATGATGCAGGCGTTGGTGATCGCCCACGCCGCCTACGGCCACAACAGCTTCTTCAAAGGCAATTACCTGTTCCGCTCGTGGACCGACGCCTCGGCCATCATCGACTACCTGGTGTTCGCCAAGAGCTACATCATGAAGTGCGAGGAGCGCTACGGCATAGACGAGGTCGAGGAACTGCTGGACTCCTGCCACGCGCTGATGAATTACGGCGTCGACCGTTACAAGCGGCCGCAGAAGCTGTCGCTGGCCAAGGAGCAGGCCCGGCAGGAGGAGCGCGAACAATACCTGCAGATGCAGGTCAACGACCTGTGGCGGACGATTCCGAAGCGGGACAAGGACGATTCCGGCAAGGCCGCGCCGCGTTTTCCGGCCGAACCGCAGGAAAACCTGCTGTACTTCATCGAGAAGTCGGCGCCGCTGCTGGAGCCGTGGCAGCGCGAGATCGTCCGCATCGTGCGCAAGGTGGCGCAGTATTTCTATCCGCAGCGGCAGACCCAGGTGATGAACGAGGGCTGGGCGACGTTCTGGCACTACACCATCATGAACCGCCTGTACGACAAGGGCCTGATCACCGACGGCTACATGCTGGAGTTCCTGCAGAGCCACACCAACGTGGTGTCGCAGCCGCCGGTGACGGCGCGCTGGTACAGCGGCATCAATCCGTACGCGCTGGGTTTCGCGATGTATCAGGACATCAAGCGCATCTGCCAGGAGCCGACCGACGAGGATCGCGCCTGGTTCCCGGATCTGGCCGGCGGCGACTGGCGCGAGTCGTTGGAGTTCGCGATGCGCAACTTCAAGGACGAGAGCTTCATTTCCCAATATCTGTCGCCGAAGCTGATCCGCGATTTCCGCTTTTTCTCCATTCGCGACGACGACCACGACGACAAGCTGGAAGTGTCCAGCATCCATGACGAGGAAGGCTACCGCGACATCCGCGCCAAGTTGGCCGAACAATACAATCTCGGCTCGAAGGAGCCGAACATCCAGGTCTGGTCGGTCAATATGCGCGGCGATCGCAGCCTGACGCTGCGCCACACGATGCACAACCGCCGGCCGCTGGAGGATCAGAGCGCGCAGGAGGTGCTGAAGCATGTGTGCCGGCTGTGGGGCTTCGATGTCCGGCTGGAGAGCGTCGACGGCGACGGCGAGGTCAAGCAGCTGTACGAGACGCAGGCGGCGCGCGACGCGGAAACGGCCTAG
- a CDS encoding YeaH/YhbH family protein: MSHIIDRRLNGKNKSAVNRERFLRRFKAQIKEAVSKAIKGRSITDIESGEKVSIPVKDISEPAFHHGKGGVWENIHPGNEEFVKGDRMPRPQGGGGGGGSKASQDGEGEDDFVFQLSREEFMNVFFDDLALPNLIKTQLMGIEELKTVRAGYTNDGTPANINIVRSLRGALARRVAMAAPTMATLDDAEEELDSLMEEDEDNALEIREKRQRIHGLRERIASIPWIDPFDLRYNNRVKQPKPTSQAVMFCIMDVSGSMDEQKKDMAKRFFILLYMFLQRNYEKIEVVFIRHHTSAVEVNEQDFFHSRESGGTVVSSALNLMSDVIKKRYASSEWNIYAAQASDGDNWDSDSANCGRILEDNLLPYCQYFAYIEITEGEPQNLWYEYLKVKAQCSQFAMQKIRSASDIYPVFRELFKRQPANGRVTA; this comes from the coding sequence ATGTCCCACATCATAGACAGACGCCTCAACGGCAAGAACAAGTCGGCGGTCAATCGCGAGCGCTTTCTTCGCCGTTTCAAGGCGCAAATCAAGGAAGCCGTCTCCAAGGCGATCAAGGGACGGAGCATTACCGATATCGAAAGCGGGGAAAAGGTATCGATACCGGTCAAGGACATTTCCGAGCCCGCCTTCCATCACGGCAAGGGCGGGGTGTGGGAGAACATCCATCCGGGCAACGAGGAGTTCGTCAAAGGTGACCGGATGCCGCGGCCGCAGGGCGGCGGCGGAGGCGGCGGCAGCAAGGCCAGCCAGGACGGCGAGGGCGAGGACGATTTCGTGTTCCAGCTGTCGCGCGAGGAATTCATGAATGTGTTCTTCGACGACCTGGCGCTGCCCAATCTGATCAAGACCCAGCTGATGGGCATCGAGGAATTGAAGACGGTCCGGGCCGGCTACACCAACGACGGCACGCCGGCCAACATCAATATCGTGCGCTCGCTGCGCGGCGCGCTGGCGCGCCGGGTGGCGATGGCGGCGCCGACGATGGCGACGCTGGACGACGCCGAGGAGGAACTCGACTCGCTGATGGAGGAGGACGAGGACAATGCGCTGGAAATCCGCGAGAAGCGGCAGCGCATACACGGGCTGCGCGAGCGCATCGCCAGCATTCCGTGGATAGACCCGTTCGACCTGCGCTACAACAATCGCGTCAAGCAGCCGAAGCCGACCAGCCAGGCGGTGATGTTCTGCATCATGGACGTGTCCGGCTCGATGGACGAGCAGAAGAAGGACATGGCCAAGCGCTTCTTCATCCTGCTGTACATGTTCCTGCAGCGCAATTACGAGAAGATCGAGGTGGTGTTCATCCGCCACCATACCAGCGCGGTGGAGGTCAACGAGCAGGACTTCTTCCATTCCCGCGAAAGCGGCGGCACCGTGGTGTCGTCGGCGCTGAACCTGATGAGCGACGTCATCAAGAAGCGCTACGCCAGCAGCGAATGGAACATCTACGCCGCCCAGGCGTCCGACGGCGACAACTGGGACAGCGACTCGGCCAACTGCGGCCGCATCCTCGAGGACAATCTGCTGCCGTACTGCCAGTATTTCGCCTACATCGAGATCACCGAGGGCGAGCCGCAGAACCTGTGGTACGAGTACCTGAAGGTCAAGGCCCAGTGTTCGCAGTTCGCGATGCAGAAGATACGCTCGGCTTCCGACATCTACCCGGTATTCCGCGAACTGTTCAAGCGCCAGCCGGCGAATGGGAGGGTGACGGCATGA